A segment of the Calonectris borealis chromosome 2, bCalBor7.hap1.2, whole genome shotgun sequence genome:
CTTGATAGGaaggactgagaaaaaaaattatcaggtgTGTTAGTAATGCTCTGTCTAAACCTGCTTCAAGCATATGGAATATGCATAATAGGAAAACTGCAGCTTTCCCAGAGGGAATCCATGTATGATAATGACTACATATTCTGTAGCATTTGAAGTTCTCATTATGCCTCCTGTGTTATTACTCTTTCCATCTCCAGTTCTCCAGATAGTTTCTGTGTTTTGCATATATGCTAGAAATAACTGTGCCAAAAGTTTGCTTAATCTTCTGACATAAGTCAGAAAGGAACATGCCTTTTTCTGGTCTTGCAACAGCTACTGAATAAGTTCATAACCTGCCTACGCTCATCAATACAGTGTAATGGTCTGGTTTACTCTTCCTTCATTACCACCTTTCCGAGCTGGACTGTTCCATGAAAGACTGGCTATTTATAACTCCGTTACTGGTTTGCAATCATTTAAAATAGCATACCACTAGGATTCTTTCAGCATCTGCTATTAATCTGCTATTAATCTGCTATTAATCCGATTTTACTGATGATCTAAGCACAGGAGTTTAAGGGAAGAAGTCTTGAGCTCAAGGATCAGTTCTGACATAGGCTACGATCACTTCAAACTTTCTGCTTCAAGTTTTCATGTTCTAAACAGCATTAGCAATTTCTAGGTGCAAACCTAGCTCCAGCGTTAGGGTTCACTGGCTGGTATTTATTCCATGGTTTGATAAGAAATATTGTTCTGTAAGAATTAAGTATCATGCAAAACCACAAAGCATAAATAATCTCTTGAGGTATCCTTGAAAATTATGTGAGAATGAACTACATAATGGCAGAATCACTGTGATTTTTATACACTTTCTTTCAGGTATCATCTTGGAGTATGGAATTTGTATGGAAAAGAAGGTGGTATCTTCAGCTGGGCTGTATATTGATACTGAATTTGGTTTATGCCAATCTAGACTATCAAAAAGAAACTCCTCCACGCCTGGGCCAGATTGACCATCAGTGCTGGGAGGTGTCGTCCCATGGGCTGGTGGAAATGAAGAAACTCAAGCTAGCAGATACAGTCATTGCTCTCTGGGACTTCATGATGTTCCTAAAGGAATCCCCTAAGCCCAAGCACAATGAACTCTTCAATGATTTAGCCCAGAACTTCTGGGATATGTATGTAGACTGTGTGCTCTCAAGATCCCATGGAATGGGCAGAAGACAATTAATGTCTCCCAAATATTCTTCCACATACTCACATAGAACTTTAGAAGGTAACTACAGGATATGGTGTTAGTCTGTTATGTACTAACATTAAACTGAACCACTGTTCCATCCTTGTTCTTGATTGTCTAGACA
Coding sequences within it:
- the FAM237B gene encoding protein FAM237B; this encodes MEFVWKRRWYLQLGCILILNLVYANLDYQKETPPRLGQIDHQCWEVSSHGLVEMKKLKLADTVIALWDFMMFLKESPKPKHNELFNDLAQNFWDMYVDCVLSRSHGMGRRQLMSPKYSSTYSHRTLEGSAFTNPF